The Rhododendron vialii isolate Sample 1 chromosome 1a, ASM3025357v1 region TAGTTTGCAAccaaattttactattttgaccccgcaaaaaatctcaaaattgcaCCAATTTATTTTAAATGCATAGAAATTCAAAGTATTCTCTTCTTTTCGAGAGTTGATAGTACTAGAAATGAGACTATCatgcattatttttcaaatatagcAAATCTTTTGGGGCCAATTatgaggcaaaaatgaattattagtgCATATCGATCTTATAATTAATCTCttcatttaattatttttggatttgtgCGTAGAAAAATATAGTGcatatgaatctaatttttgaTCCCACTAACCAAAATTCTTGACTTTGCCCTTGCATTTGTGGGTCCTTTTTGGGTCCACAACAATGATTAgaaccgttcactttttaggactcgtcgagaacattgaccatgttaaaaatcatgttgattggatatcatttgatatgatatcgaaatgcatttatcttcaGATAATTGTATCAAATGAGTTGCAATCTAATGTTGTACACTTTTTCGtacaaacttaatgcatttaaAAGTCATATCAAACTGGTCCATAGTTAACTGGACAAAACCGTTGCCCACCCCACCATGCATGATGTAAGTACTCATAGCATTGCCGAGGGaaaaaacaatagaaagaaGCATTTATTATTGAAAATTAATATTCACGCTCCATTTTTTGATACAGGCGCTccattttgttcatgaagttactagtaacttcacatttaaagtggagcgcctgcatCAAAAAAGAGAGgtcgaatatcaattcccttattATTTCTATTGCATTTGGTGAAATGTGTTGACGGACAATCTGGATATTGACCATTTAGAAGTTCTTGACGTCGGCATATTTATTGAAATTGTCTAACGAATTTCGAATCTAAAGGAGGCCAACCAGGCCATCGGAGGTTATGCCTAGTCATTAATTTTAGGGCCctgaaattagttgaggtgcgcgcaagctagCCCAAACATTCggttatcaataaaaaaaaaagagagagagaatatatcCTCCACTATAATTTCAATATTAAGGGATATCAAAGTAGTAATTTTAAAACCAGAAGCGAGACCAGTGTATTTGTCGAAACTTGAGGGAAAGTCAGTGTAATATATCCATAGTTATTTGATGGAAATCGCGATCagaaataaaaagggaaaatttttttCAGTATCGAGCGGGTATCACATGGTGTCCTTTCGGTGTATTCGGACTGTTCATTTCgattttgaacggctcaaatttagagagaaaaaaaaaggagggagagagagagtgtgaggaTGAGAGAAGAGATAGTGTTTTAAATTTGAATCGTCTAATACATTTTTAAACGGCTCAAATATATCCGCTTAGACACTACGTCAGCCGAATAACGTAGTATCGACCCGGGACTGAAAAATTTccgaagaaggagaagaaaaaaaaccgaTTGCCCACCAATATGATATGCCCACAAATACACGTTCAAAATAAAGGCTCCCCCCACCCTACACTCTTCCCTTCATCGCtgtcccccctctctctctctctctctctctctctctctctctaaaataggAAGCAGACAAACACAACATAAAACACCCCCTTCGATTTCCTCATCAGATCCCTCAGCTCTCACACATTTCAGCGGAAACAAGACCCAGAAATTCCGCAGCAGAGAAGCCCAAGTAGAACAACTTCATATTCCAACCGATATTTGGGAATACTACACGGAGTAGTATAATTCACATTCACTCAGATATTTAAACGCACAcaacacatacatacatacatatgtacacACAGGTGACATAAGTAGAGCATACAAATGAGGTGTAAGAAACACCTCACCGATTTCAGCAGCAGCGTCGGCGTCTGCGCTTCATGTCTCCGTGAACGCCTTTTCATCCTTGTCGCCGCCCAAGCCCAAGACGATCGCCGGAATTCCGACTCGCACCTTCCGCCGCCGCCGCTCCTCTTCCCCCGTTCCGTCTCGCCGCCGTACGTCTGCCGTCAGAATTCGGACTGGAATCGCCACCGCCAGAGTCTCAAGGATCAGTTATTCTTCAGTACTCCTCAAGTAGGCCCTACTCGCGCTTACGATATCAATTCGCCGGCGAAAGAGAAGATCAAGAGTACTGCtcgattctctctcttctcccgaTTGCTGTTCAGATCCAAAGCGAGGAAGAAGACGGTGGACTCGGATCTGAATTCCGTGAATTCGAGCGCAGCGTCGACGGGGTCTTGGTTCTCCAACATgctctccggccaccggaagaAGGAGTCGGCGGCCGGATTCGGCCGGAGAATTGGTCGGAACCGAGATCGGGGAATGTCTCCGGCTAGGGTTTCCGATTACGGCGACGTGGCGGATTGGTTCGACGGATCGAGCGTGTATTCGTCGGCGTCGTCGCGGAGCTGGTGGCAGACGCCGAGGAGGGCGGCGTCACGGCACGGAGCCGGAGGACGCCTGAGTCAGTCGCGCAGTGGTAATATCTCGGGAATGACGTTCTGTTTGAGTCCGCTGGTGCGTGCGAGCCCCAGTCGGAACTGGAACCAGAAAGGTGTAACGCCGGAGATGGCGTTCTCAGGTGAGATTAGGTTCCCGGTGAACCTGTCGACGGCGGCGGCGTTCTGTGCGAATAGGTCGAGAAAACTCGCCGATTTTGGGAGGTCCAACCACAACCATTAAACGCGATGACCGTTGACTACGACTGCTACCCCAACGGTAATTACGACTATACAACGAAAGTACGCTTTTgccctttgtatttttttttcaattttttttgtttccttttattttattttattttactttcaagCGTTCTGTCCCATTATAATATTTGAGTGAATACGTAGgactagaagaagaagaagaaaaaaagcagGTACTCGGAGTTTCACTTTTTGGAATGGACTTTACGTTACACTCCTGATTTTTATAATGTGAATGCATAAATTTGTCCTTCAAATTCTAAAATGCTGTAAGGACCTCAGCTCAACCAAGTATAAATTAAACTCTTGTTTATAACTAATTCACCAACCACCGCCATTATTCGCCGCCCAATCTTTTCCCGCCCCTCCACCATACCTTTCAATGTGGGTTTTGCCCAATTTTAATCAGGTTGTCGTTCTACATTAatgagatgagatctgagccgtcggatggccgaacagacgggcCCGAATTGTGCAAAGTATAGCGCTGTTCACAACTGGTCCCCCCATTTCCTTAACAGGTGGACTTGCTCTTATCtaagatattttcaaaaatatttagataAGAATCATAATTTTCTACTTTCTAATTCGTATGGTCAATgcgaattaataattcataaaagttagttgcaaaataaacaaatgaaaaaataattgaataaagacaaaatcagaaaaaatttaaaaaaacccttagcTAGTGGAACTTAGCCAGAATATCATGAGATATCCCAAGAAAAATATGGATAAATTATGTGTCAGTCCATGTAATTGACTCATATTTCCAAAAACTTCAGTCCAATATAAAAATGCATCAGGAGGTCTACACTTTCCTATATACATTTGcaagtaaataaagataaattatACTCCTTAATAGGAATTAAACGGCAGTTTTTAGACTGGCCTgtaatttatccaaaaaataatcaaCAGCTTACTTTTGTGTCTTTCTACTTTTAGACCATCTTAGTATTTGATTgaactagtgcatgcccgtgcctgaaggcacggctcaaaCATTCAGCACACACCATAGTGGGCTCATGTGCAATATCTCAACCCTTTGTCCAACGATTCCAAGTTCATTTGAGTGTGGCGATATGGTGGTTTCAAATTCATCCCTTTTTGGTTTACAATGATGCTCCTGATGATGTATTTGGTTAATAGTTTTCGGTTGTGGTTGGCTCCTTGCcaactcttttctttctttggtagCAGGTGGCATGTGATTGTTTTTAGCCTAGGCACatgccaacatagttgggatgtaggtttttggttgatgcctttttctcctccattcccgtttaatctttgttactttttgttcagagattaataaaattcttttgctgatccaaaagaaaataaagaaaaaatagcaAGCATACTCATTGATTTGGTTAATTACTTGATtcagcaaataaagaaaaaatattttactaattcCTAACGTCCACATGCAGAAAATCAAACGCGCATAAACCTcataaaattcagagttattatGAATCATTTCCCTATTCGAAACAACGATGAAAATATAAAAACGCAACAAAAAACCTAGTAGTAAACTTGGGGAATAGATTTTCTACCATATCCCCTTGCAGTCATGACTCGTGAGATTGATAGACCGAATTATTCCACCAGTACACAACCCCTCATGCCTGTTCCCCTTGCCAAGAAAAAGTTTGCATGTGGAATCGAAGATGCTTAAAATTACTCTCCCCACGATAATGCAACTCCAATCAAAAGCACGTTGGACACAACTAATGACACTGAAAGTTTAAGAGTGCGCAGAAATAAattcaatctcaatctcaatctcaatatGAAGAATTTATTCAGCCCTTGTATTGTTGAATCACATTCAATCTCAATAACTTTTCTATCATTCACCCCCTGCTGCATCTAACACCGTGGCAAAGCACTAAACAAAATGCTATATTATATTTCATTAGGGTTCACCTCTCTGAAACCTAAAAATGGGGCAAGAGAAATAACAAAATAAGGATAATAAGTGGTCCACAATATTGAGGGAATAataacgatgcaaaaaaatctaaaactaaACCAATCACCCTATCATCCTATTGCCAACTTCTTTTGCAGCTATTTGACCGAGTTCAGTGACTATAATATTAAGCAGTATCATGggaatcattgaaaaaaaagtcaaaatcgAATGAAAATATGAACACAGAGCATTTTTAACATGCCCATTACTTGAATCATGAgtccatgaaaaaaaagaaagaaaaaaaactatgacAATAAAGTTTCTAATTAAAACAGGCTAGTTGATAAATATGAGAACTAACCATCAAATTATTATGTACTCACAAATTAGTCCACAGCAAACTCAACATGGAATtggttgttttctttatttggtttaGATTGTAACTTGTGGTATGGAAATTCAACGTGGCAttggtttgttttctgtttttgattTAGAGATTGTAACATCTGGTATGGATGGGAAGATTCTCTCATATGGTAATATCCATTTTCTTCCGTCATAGTTGAAAACTGTAATGCTTATTATTCATTTAGGTTTTGTCACAAAACCCTTCTATTTTAGCGAGTGGCTAGTTCGGTTTCATGATGTTTCATGATCAAATCTAATCCAAATGCAAATGCAAGTGAAACCAAAATGAAATCTGGCTATGATTGAAGATGGGTAATTTCCCTCTGGTACTGTTGAATCTAGCGTTTAGACAATGATTCAAGTTACCATTATGCCATAATAATCTTTTAACAATCAGACGGAATTTAACAAAAGGAAATTGCGATGTGAACAATATTTGaaacaaaccaagaaccaaaattGATAGACTACATCTCAATGACAATCAACTTAGAGTGATAATtatcaggaaaaaaataatgatttttACATACCTTGAGTTTGTAAGATTTTGATAGAAATTGGCTTAAAGTGAGGATCAAAATACCCAACTGAAAACCAATCAAAAGTTTAGCAAGTGCAATGCCCAATTTAAAGTGCAACTAACGTTAAATAAAAACTAATAGAACCAATTGAAACCCAttcaaaagtgaaaaagagAAATACATCACGTACCAGCATCTGGGGGATCGTCGGAGGTTCAACCGTGAGAGGGAACAACCTGATGAATCTCAATAGCCCTAACTTCTTAGGAAAAAAGAGTCGCTCACATCTCACGTACACCTCAATTGCAATCAAATGCATCAAGAATACCCCAATCACGTTTGTTGTTACCACATTAGGGCCAATAAATTGAACGACAACCAATTAAACTATATGAAAACAGACAAAAAAATCAACGCAGGAAAAAAGAGTTGCTCACACCTCACGTACACCTCAATTGCAATCAAATGCGTCAAAAATACCCCAATCACGTTTGTTGTTACCACATTAGGGCCGAGAAATTGAACGGCAACCAATTCAACTATatgaaaatagacaaagaaATCAACgccacatgagagagagagagagagagagagagagagagagggtgcaAACCTGTGTAGAAGAACAATTGGCTTGTGGAGTGGAGGAACTACCGTCGTTAAACTTGGGAAagtgaaagaagagagagaaagagaaaaacagtATCGCAGAAGGTTTCAAATTGTGAACCAAAAGGAAAAGGTAACAAAATTaggttttggaaaaggaaataaaattaaatcaaaatcataCTTCATGAAAAATATATGCTTGATTGGTTTCCTAATGGCAACGattatggcaaaaaaaaaaaaaaaaactcctattAATAAGGCTATGAATCCCGTACTTCTTATAATTCCATTCCAAATTAGGAATGCTCAAATTAGGGTCTGGAAATCAAGGTGTTGAATGCTCAAATTAGGGTCTGGAAATCAGATTTCCAAATTAGGCACAGAAATGTGTGATTGGGAATGCTCAAAAAATGTTAAGTATTTACGGgcatgccattttgtagaatggagggcGTTGATTTATGAGgaaggaggggataaatctggagcgttaGTTGTCTTTGAATTCAAACAcaactctgttttattatatagatacaTATAATCGGACACCAGCGCAAGATTTTAATATATGTATTGTTGATTTGCCTTGCATCTATTAGATTTTcttaaaattcttaaaaaaactCGTCTAATAGAATCTACCTCtattccaaaatgtttgtccgattTGCTAAacgagaactaaaaaataataaaaaataatatatattttttaagaaaaaattcttacctttttcataaattaaaagaactcttcagtatctagtgaattgttgaaaaaaatttaaatttttcttgcaaaaattatattatttttacgtcatcGTTTTACGGACTGGACAAACATTATGAGACAGAGGACGTAATATTTATCAAACATGAACCATATTGTATATAAGGAGATTATAGATTACTGTAAAAATTGTAGAGCAATAAGTCCATAATAGTGaaagtaattaaacaaattgggatggaggtagTACAATTTTAACACATACCCTACCATCTTAATGTGGTATTTCAGAAGTTGGAGGGATCCGGGGATCCTGTACCGTCCTACAGGGGTTGTAGTGCACAGCGCACAGCCgttgatctcatcaatcaacggtcTAGATCAAAAATCATTTACTAATCACTTATGACtggtaataaatgattcttaccGATCATAACTaaaatcatatctcaaccattATCGATGGCTAGTATGCGGCCTATAGGGTGCTTTGCAGGAACTTGCACTACAGAAATTCCCAATGAGATAGCCCAACACATTATTTGGGTAGCATTTTCACCACCATATTAAGCTGCATTCTCCCTTACtttattttggtattgtttTCTCCTTCCTACAAGTGCCAAAATGTCCATCATACTCCCTAAATTATTGACTcattcttcctaaattttgttttcgtattttgttcatttttagattcacattattattttattaatcattcatcttgaGGAgagaagtcttttaaaagtaaaaaattgcgatcaaaagcaaaaaaaaaaaaaaaaaagtttatttaggacaaaaaaagtttgaaacagttggtatttttttcttcactgTCGTcctatatgaacttttttcaacttcaatTCGCAATTCTATACCTTTTTtattcctctcattgagacaaatagttaatctcaaaaaattatgacaaagagctaaacaacaaattaagaaaagtATACATCAtaacaaaaaatatcaaaaattaaggAGAATGAGTTGTCTTTAGCATGAGAATAAAATGACTCCAAAAACATCGTTTagacaaaaatatcaaaataaagtTAAGGAGAATGCACCCTAACAGATCCCGTTTGAGTAACATTTTATATTATCGTAGTATATTGATATCACTTAGTATAagcttgaaaaataagaaataaaatccaTCAAGAACATGATCAATATAGACCTTATATgatagggaaatgattttcacactttttttttttattattttgacacacattttcttgtcttttagtgaaaaatatacacacaaaaGCTTCACCAAAAAACAGGAAATAAAGTGtcataataaaaaaagggagtgtagaaatcatttCCCTATTATGATATCTCCGTAACACTGCATACATCCTTCactaaaatattactccctccatttctaaatgagagtccCTCTTggaattcaaacttttttaggAGACATGTAATCATTATACCTACTTTCCACCATTACCCTCATATTCTACCTATTTTACACCATTTGTATTCAAAGAAGAGGGAcacttttggaattttatcaaattttcatttctatttttggaatgggacaatcattttggaacatcACAAAATAGAATACGGGActctcattttggaacggagggagtattcatGAGTAGTAGTCCTCCAAATCGTaatatttaatattttgttaacATGTTCGTGAGCCTAATAAAATCGGCTTTTTTTAGATTTTGGGTCGACTCGTTTATGGACTGAGCCTAAAA contains the following coding sequences:
- the LOC131318830 gene encoding uncharacterized protein LOC131318830, which gives rise to MRCKKHLTDFSSSVGVCASCLRERLFILVAAQAQDDRRNSDSHLPPPPLLFPRSVSPPYVCRQNSDWNRHRQSLKDQLFFSTPQVGPTRAYDINSPAKEKIKSTARFSLFSRLLFRSKARKKTVDSDLNSVNSSAASTGSWFSNMLSGHRKKESAAGFGRRIGRNRDRGMSPARVSDYGDVADWFDGSSVYSSASSRSWWQTPRRAASRHGAGGRLSQSRSGNISGMTFCLSPLVRASPSRNWNQKGVTPEMAFSGEIRFPVNLSTAAAFCANRSRKLADFGRSNHNH